Proteins co-encoded in one Metabacillus sp. KUDC1714 genomic window:
- a CDS encoding ribose-phosphate diphosphokinase: protein MSKHYEDSNLKIFSLNSDPALSKKIGEILGVDLGKCSVTRFSDGEIQINIEESIRGCEVYIIQSISSPVNEHLMELLIMVDALKRASAKTINLVIPYYGYARQDRKARAREPITAKLIANLLETAGSTRVIALDLHAPQIQGFFDIPIDHLMGVPILGEYFLNKQLDDIVIVSPDHGGVTRARKLADRLKAPIAIIDKRRPRPNVVEVMNIVGNIEGKTAILIDDIIDTAGTITLAANALVENGAKEVYACCTHPVLSGPAIERIQNSKIKELVVTDSITLPEEKRIDKLVELSVAPLISEAIKRIHEKQSVDELVQ, encoded by the coding sequence ATGTCTAAGCACTATGAAGATTCGAATTTAAAAATATTCTCCTTAAACTCAGACCCAGCTTTATCAAAAAAAATCGGCGAAATTCTTGGAGTTGATTTAGGGAAGTGTTCTGTTACTCGCTTCAGTGATGGAGAAATTCAAATTAATATTGAAGAAAGTATTCGTGGTTGTGAGGTTTATATTATTCAATCAATTAGCTCCCCAGTAAATGAACATTTAATGGAGCTTTTAATAATGGTAGATGCTTTAAAGCGTGCTTCAGCAAAAACAATCAACCTGGTTATTCCATACTATGGCTATGCTAGACAAGATCGTAAAGCAAGAGCAAGAGAGCCAATCACAGCAAAACTTATCGCAAATCTACTTGAAACTGCTGGGTCAACTCGTGTTATTGCACTTGACCTGCATGCACCACAAATTCAAGGATTCTTTGATATACCAATTGACCATCTTATGGGTGTTCCTATTTTGGGAGAGTATTTCCTAAATAAGCAATTAGATGATATTGTCATCGTTTCACCAGATCACGGCGGCGTAACTCGTGCTCGTAAATTAGCAGATAGGCTAAAAGCACCTATTGCAATTATTGACAAAAGACGTCCAAGACCAAATGTTGTTGAAGTCATGAATATCGTAGGGAATATAGAAGGAAAAACAGCGATTCTAATTGATGATATCATTGACACAGCAGGAACAATTACATTAGCAGCAAACGCTCTTGTAGAAAATGGTGCAAAAGAAGTTTATGCGTGCTGTACACATCCAGTTTTATCAGGACCAGCAATTGAGCGGATTCAGAACTCTAAAATTAAAGAACTAGTTGTAACAGACTCAATAACACTTCCTGAAGAGAAGCGTATTGATAAGTTAGTTGAGCTTTCAGTTGCTCCCTTAATTAGTGAAGCGATTAAACGTATCCATGAAAAACAATCTGTGGATGAACTAGTTCAGTAA
- a CDS encoding Ig-like domain-containing protein: MKRFTLMVTTVVLLFGLLEISFIPQEGQAEANKVLAFPGAEGGGMYTSGGRGYDVYEVTTLDDYGEGDLPIKGTLRDAVSQGNRTIVFRVSGTIHLKQSLKIKQKNLTIAGQTAPGDGIAVAGFGTDISGSENIIVRYMRFRPGSTNIESEPDAFGGRDVKNAMVDHISTSWSVDETLSFYRNENTTLQWSIISESLYISGHVKGRHGYGGIWGGENATFANNLIASHTSRLPALGNSGNKLHPISSTDMVNNVIYNWGFNSTYGGNDQENNMINNYYKPGPATHEKVIKRVVSPGQNGRSSWFYVKGNYMYGNKAVTEDNTLGMEEIKDGTVFSDSPYEVLGHDTLNIKPAEKAYEEVLKKSGATYPRRDAVDARIVNDVKNGTGRLINNEWEVGGYPELKSAKAPIDTDHDGIPNLWEEAKGLNPNNIADGKDITASGYSNLELYLNSLVLIDKQADNPEIDLLSPKMNGIYKAGSTVRMKVKLKDKRTISKVEYYRNDEKIGESSNGTFDFYWKNAPDGTWYITAKAIDKNGNATQTTSMPIHVNTVNQSRDWTAKDIGKVQIKGITTKTNEGLTVKGSGRIDQRVDAFHFAFKEVTGDAELVARIDSLTKVDNNAISGLMIRDSLEKDAATAIISTSVVKADKQDTPYSVHFSTRTNNGEPILAPGENDRPEEIGLPSLNGTTLPYWLKIIRNGDLLIGYASEDGENWTEVGRKEIKMGEDVYIGFAVDGAKNTSQIANYNTATFSNISLIGDISKIDK; the protein is encoded by the coding sequence GTGAAAAGGTTTACTCTAATGGTAACAACGGTAGTATTATTATTTGGGTTATTAGAAATTTCATTTATTCCTCAAGAAGGCCAAGCGGAAGCTAACAAGGTTCTAGCATTCCCAGGAGCTGAAGGCGGGGGAATGTATACAAGTGGTGGACGTGGCTACGACGTTTATGAAGTGACGACCTTAGATGATTATGGTGAGGGTGATCTTCCTATTAAAGGAACATTAAGAGATGCAGTTAGTCAAGGAAATCGAACTATCGTCTTTCGAGTATCTGGTACAATTCATCTTAAGCAAAGCTTGAAGATTAAACAAAAAAACTTAACAATCGCTGGTCAAACAGCTCCAGGTGATGGAATTGCTGTTGCAGGTTTTGGAACCGATATCTCTGGTTCTGAAAATATAATAGTCCGCTATATGAGATTTAGACCTGGTAGCACAAATATTGAGTCAGAGCCTGATGCGTTTGGTGGACGTGATGTCAAGAATGCGATGGTGGATCATATTTCAACTAGCTGGTCTGTTGATGAAACACTGTCTTTTTATCGAAATGAAAATACAACACTACAATGGAGCATAATTAGTGAGAGTTTGTATATCTCAGGTCATGTGAAAGGAAGACATGGTTATGGTGGAATATGGGGCGGTGAGAATGCCACTTTTGCCAATAACTTAATTGCTAGCCATACAAGTCGCCTTCCTGCACTAGGGAATTCAGGAAATAAACTACATCCGATTTCTAGTACAGATATGGTCAACAATGTCATTTATAATTGGGGATTTAACTCTACCTATGGTGGGAATGATCAGGAGAATAATATGATCAATAATTATTATAAGCCAGGACCAGCTACTCACGAAAAAGTAATTAAGCGTGTGGTTAGCCCTGGTCAAAACGGCAGATCTAGCTGGTTTTATGTGAAAGGTAACTATATGTATGGAAATAAGGCTGTAACAGAAGATAATACGTTAGGAATGGAAGAAATCAAAGATGGTACCGTTTTTTCCGACTCTCCTTATGAAGTGCTTGGGCACGATACATTAAACATAAAGCCTGCTGAGAAAGCCTATGAAGAGGTACTTAAAAAATCAGGTGCAACATATCCGCGTAGAGATGCCGTGGATGCGCGTATTGTTAATGATGTTAAAAACGGCACCGGTAGATTAATTAATAATGAATGGGAAGTAGGCGGTTATCCTGAATTGAAATCGGCCAAAGCACCAATTGATACAGACCATGATGGGATACCGAATTTATGGGAAGAAGCCAAAGGATTAAATCCTAACAATATTGCTGATGGGAAGGACATTACAGCATCAGGTTATTCGAATTTAGAATTATATTTAAACTCACTTGTTTTAATAGATAAGCAAGCTGATAATCCAGAGATAGACCTTCTATCACCTAAAATGAACGGTATTTATAAAGCAGGTTCTACCGTGAGAATGAAAGTTAAGCTAAAAGATAAACGAACTATTTCCAAAGTCGAATATTATCGTAATGATGAAAAGATTGGAGAATCTTCAAATGGTACATTTGATTTTTACTGGAAAAATGCCCCTGATGGTACATGGTATATAACAGCAAAAGCAATTGACAAAAACGGAAATGCTACACAGACAACCTCTATGCCAATTCATGTTAATACAGTAAATCAATCAAGAGATTGGACCGCAAAAGATATTGGAAAAGTACAAATAAAAGGTATTACAACTAAGACGAATGAAGGACTTACAGTCAAAGGCTCAGGTCGCATTGATCAAAGAGTTGACGCCTTTCATTTTGCCTTTAAGGAAGTAACAGGAGACGCAGAACTGGTAGCAAGAATAGATTCACTAACAAAGGTTGACAACAATGCTATTTCGGGCCTAATGATACGTGATAGTCTTGAAAAAGATGCAGCTACAGCGATCATCAGTACGTCGGTAGTGAAAGCTGATAAACAGGATACACCTTATTCAGTCCATTTTTCTACGCGAACTAATAACGGCGAGCCAATTCTTGCACCAGGTGAAAACGATCGACCTGAGGAAATTGGCTTACCATCCCTTAATGGGACAACACTGCCTTACTGGTTAAAAATTATAAGAAATGGTGATCTATTAATAGGGTATGCTTCAGAAGATGGAGAAAATTGGACAGAAGTTGGTCGAAAAGAAATCAAAATGGGTGAAGATGTGTATATAGGATTTGCGGTAGATGGTGCTAAAAATACGAGTCAAATTGCAAATTATAATACAGCCACTTTTTCTAACATTTCGCTTATAGGAGATATAAGTAAAATAGATAAATAG
- a CDS encoding DUF58 domain-containing protein, whose product MSIAWFIFITCLISVIQSFIFNKWGLVRLQYKRFFNKDTVFAGEEIEMIDEISNNKLLPIPWLRLESKIDQNLKFLGKQDQSTEELREEFHRTLFSLLPYQKITRRHKVCCMKRGYYELKTISLTLGDVLGFSESFDNFNAKATVTVYPEIIPIEDIPLPSHSWLGDIMVRRWIIDDPFVIAGVREYSYGDSMNSVNWKATARTGSLQVSKRDYTADHHLMIYLNFDETEDIWMPIQNTTLIEKGISYAASIAQHSISKGINTGFGCNSYFVEPFGQALENNVKESVRIEPKNGKYQLTQLYDTMAKLSMDRSMSFNRFLMEDMINRKNADILIITSLLTANIQDNIRMLETQGNKIEILMLTDQPNDNKDRQGEGEYYA is encoded by the coding sequence ATGAGTATTGCCTGGTTTATTTTTATTACATGCCTTATAAGTGTGATTCAAAGCTTTATTTTTAATAAATGGGGCTTAGTTCGTTTGCAATACAAACGTTTTTTTAATAAGGATACAGTATTCGCTGGGGAAGAGATAGAAATGATCGATGAAATCTCAAATAATAAACTTCTTCCAATACCATGGTTACGATTAGAATCAAAAATTGATCAAAATTTAAAATTTTTAGGAAAACAAGATCAATCAACTGAGGAACTAAGGGAAGAATTTCATAGAACATTATTTAGCCTGTTGCCCTATCAAAAAATAACAAGAAGACATAAAGTATGCTGTATGAAACGGGGATATTATGAACTTAAGACAATATCTTTGACACTTGGAGATGTACTTGGTTTCAGTGAGAGCTTTGATAACTTTAACGCTAAAGCAACCGTAACGGTGTATCCTGAAATCATTCCAATCGAAGACATACCTTTACCTTCTCATAGTTGGCTTGGCGATATTATGGTGAGAAGGTGGATTATTGACGATCCCTTTGTTATTGCTGGCGTACGAGAATATTCATATGGTGACTCAATGAATTCGGTAAATTGGAAAGCAACAGCTCGGACAGGAAGCTTACAGGTTAGTAAAAGGGATTACACGGCTGACCACCACCTAATGATTTATCTAAATTTTGATGAAACAGAGGATATTTGGATGCCTATTCAAAACACAACATTAATTGAAAAGGGTATATCTTATGCTGCTTCCATCGCACAACATTCAATATCGAAAGGAATAAACACAGGATTTGGATGTAACTCCTATTTTGTTGAACCATTTGGGCAAGCATTAGAAAATAATGTAAAGGAATCTGTACGCATTGAGCCGAAGAATGGGAAATATCAGCTAACACAGTTATACGATACAATGGCCAAACTAAGCATGGATAGAAGTATGAGCTTTAATCGATTTTTAATGGAAGATATGATAAACCGTAAAAATGCAGATATTCTAATAATTACTTCACTATTAACAGCAAATATACAAGATAATATCCGAATGCTTGAAACTCAAGGTAACAAAATTGAAATATTAATGCTGACTGACCAGCCTAATGATAATAAAGACAGGCAGGGGGAGGGTGAATATTATGCCTAA
- a CDS encoding alpha/beta hydrolase, which produces MMIIVVVEQWSHTEAGKVPAKTAVLLHAVDKNLVTSGMKPPKFLTASGTSSYNRETKYIPMSDGAEIPIRIYEPKISGPHPIIIYYHGGAFLEGYGDINTHDNIVRALANKTGSVVISVGYRLAPEHPFPTATEDSYEALLWAVENAKTYNGNPNKVAIVGDSAGGNIATVVAMMARDRKGPAITAQALFYPLTTFKDVAFNSREMYDSGYYLISRNVMLKARKYYTPNKEMWSNPYTSPLQADNLSNLPPSLIITAEFDPLRDEGEAYGKRLSEYGVPVKSIRYNGVMHGFVSFYEVMDRGNHALQEAAIYLNKAFSEEIAYTTYDLQIYEHQKTLEAIQERGEAYAIGGYLLGKQALTKFESW; this is translated from the coding sequence ATGATGATAATTGTTGTTGTTGAACAATGGAGTCATACAGAAGCTGGAAAAGTACCAGCAAAAACAGCTGTGTTGTTACATGCAGTGGATAAAAATCTTGTTACATCTGGTATGAAGCCACCAAAATTTTTAACGGCATCAGGAACCTCAAGTTATAACCGAGAGACAAAGTACATCCCCATGTCAGATGGAGCAGAAATACCAATTCGTATATATGAACCAAAGATTTCTGGACCACATCCAATTATCATCTATTACCACGGTGGTGCATTTTTAGAAGGGTATGGGGATATCAATACCCATGATAATATTGTTCGAGCTCTTGCCAATAAAACAGGTAGTGTTGTCATTTCTGTTGGTTATCGTCTGGCACCAGAACATCCATTTCCGACAGCCACAGAGGATAGTTATGAAGCCTTACTTTGGGCTGTAGAAAATGCCAAGACGTATAATGGCAATCCAAACAAGGTTGCTATTGTAGGGGACAGTGCAGGAGGTAATATAGCCACTGTAGTTGCCATGATGGCACGTGATCGTAAAGGGCCTGCCATAACTGCTCAAGCACTGTTTTATCCACTTACGACATTCAAAGATGTTGCGTTTAATTCTAGAGAAATGTACGACAGTGGTTATTATTTAATCTCAAGAAACGTTATGTTAAAAGCAAGAAAGTATTATACGCCAAACAAGGAAATGTGGTCTAACCCATATACATCCCCTTTACAAGCAGACAATCTTTCTAACCTTCCTCCCTCACTTATTATTACAGCAGAGTTTGATCCATTACGTGATGAAGGAGAAGCCTACGGTAAAAGGTTATCAGAATACGGTGTACCAGTTAAATCTATCCGCTATAATGGTGTTATGCATGGATTTGTGTCTTTTTATGAGGTCATGGATCGGGGAAATCATGCGTTACAAGAGGCAGCCATTTATTTGAATAAAGCGTTTAGTGAAGAGATTGCATACACCACATATGACTTACAAATATATGAACACCAAAAGACTCTTGAAGCCATTCAGGAGCGAGGAGAGGCATACGCAATAGGCGGCTATTTACTCGGAAAGCAAGCATTAACCAAGTTTGAATCCTGGTAA
- a CDS encoding AAA family ATPase, translating to MNLNYIQGIASKVKENIQKVVIGKEEQIDQLLVALISSGHVLLEDVPGTGKTLLAKTMAKSLDCSFKRIQFTPDLLPTDVTGINFYNQKKGEFEFRSGPIFSNIVLADEINRATPRTQSSLLECMEERQATIDGETHVLDRPFMVIATQNPVENQGTFPLPEAQLDRFLIKVKLGYPSKQEGINILKRFKENNPLEKMNPVINREDIVAAQDLYSKIYVNEDILQYIMNIVEKTRNHQAIELGISPRGSQALLKAVQVYAILKDRDYVSPDDVKAMVKPVLGHRILLNSMLRSKIDQVDIILDEILEAVPVPAEEELMKGIIHR from the coding sequence ATGAACCTAAATTATATACAAGGAATAGCATCCAAAGTAAAAGAGAACATCCAAAAAGTTGTAATCGGGAAAGAGGAGCAGATCGACCAGCTGCTTGTTGCCTTAATCTCATCTGGACATGTACTATTGGAGGATGTCCCAGGAACAGGAAAGACTTTATTAGCAAAAACGATGGCTAAATCCTTGGATTGCTCATTTAAACGGATACAATTCACACCGGATTTATTACCTACCGATGTGACAGGTATTAATTTTTACAATCAAAAAAAGGGGGAATTTGAATTTCGATCAGGACCGATTTTTTCGAATATTGTCCTAGCAGACGAAATAAATCGGGCAACCCCAAGAACACAATCTAGTTTATTGGAGTGTATGGAGGAAAGACAGGCAACAATTGACGGTGAAACACATGTATTAGATCGTCCATTTATGGTGATTGCTACGCAAAATCCTGTCGAAAACCAAGGAACCTTCCCATTACCCGAAGCACAACTCGATCGCTTTTTAATAAAGGTAAAGTTAGGCTATCCATCCAAGCAAGAAGGAATAAATATTTTAAAGCGTTTTAAAGAAAATAATCCGCTTGAAAAGATGAATCCTGTCATAAATAGGGAGGATATTGTTGCTGCTCAAGACCTATATTCTAAAATTTATGTAAATGAAGATATTCTCCAATACATCATGAATATAGTAGAAAAAACTAGAAACCATCAAGCGATTGAATTAGGAATTAGTCCTCGTGGGAGCCAAGCATTGTTAAAAGCTGTCCAAGTTTATGCAATTCTTAAAGACCGTGATTATGTGAGTCCTGATGATGTAAAGGCAATGGTTAAACCGGTTTTAGGTCACAGAATTCTATTAAATTCTATGCTGAGATCAAAGATTGATCAAGTTGATATAATATTAGATGAAATATTGGAAGCGGTACCAGTTCCTGCAGAGGAAGAACTTATGAAAGGGATCATTCATAGATGA